A stretch of Planctomycetia bacterium DNA encodes these proteins:
- the rimO gene encoding 30S ribosomal protein S12 methylthiotransferase RimO, protein MPTPPPVKGTLAFVTLGCAKNLVDSERMLGHLAVDGYAIVPEANGADVVVVNTCGFIEAARQESLGVIREMIDLKDQGKLKAVVVAGCLAERKKETLLDEVPGIDHLVGVFGREEITAVCDKVLDGKLPRPANDKSLSKRKKEIIKPSRKLSLNLAPPKPDLLKEQRTLFKPAPVRALPDDARLRITPRHFAYLKISEGCDRLCTFCAIPGMRGKHATKPIEQVVAEAKELARDGVRELNIVAQDSTYYGMDLYGKPRLDDLLLELNKVKGIDWIRVLYVYPMYLTDSLLKVLGSAKKIVPYIDMPLQHINDTMLKRMSRKVNRKQTVDLVQKLREHIPNLVLRTTFIVGFPGETEEQFQELCAFATEMHFERAGVFTYSFEPGTPATKLPDHLPEEVKNERRDRLMKTQQKVAFAWSQAQVGQTLDVLIDGPDPETPGWWLGRSYADAPDIDPIVKVKSKKIGPGDLVPVKITAAEGYDLLGKA, encoded by the coding sequence ATGCCAACACCTCCGCCTGTGAAGGGTACGCTTGCTTTTGTAACACTGGGTTGTGCCAAGAACCTGGTAGATTCTGAACGGATGCTGGGCCACCTGGCAGTGGATGGCTATGCCATAGTACCTGAAGCAAATGGTGCGGATGTTGTTGTTGTGAATACCTGCGGGTTCATTGAAGCTGCCCGGCAGGAATCGCTGGGAGTCATTCGTGAAATGATCGATCTGAAAGACCAGGGCAAACTCAAAGCCGTGGTAGTTGCTGGTTGCCTGGCCGAACGCAAGAAAGAAACATTGCTGGACGAAGTACCGGGCATTGATCATCTGGTGGGGGTCTTTGGCAGGGAAGAGATCACCGCAGTTTGCGACAAGGTGCTGGATGGAAAACTGCCTCGGCCTGCCAATGATAAATCGCTCAGCAAGCGAAAGAAAGAGATTATTAAACCAAGCCGCAAACTTAGTTTGAATCTTGCACCACCCAAGCCTGACTTACTGAAGGAACAACGAACACTTTTCAAACCAGCACCAGTGCGAGCTTTGCCTGACGACGCCCGGCTTCGCATTACCCCAAGGCATTTTGCTTATCTCAAGATCAGTGAAGGTTGCGACAGACTCTGCACCTTCTGCGCAATTCCCGGCATGCGCGGCAAACATGCTACCAAACCCATTGAACAGGTGGTAGCTGAAGCAAAGGAACTGGCCAGAGACGGCGTGCGGGAGTTGAATATCGTTGCGCAGGATTCCACCTACTACGGCATGGATCTCTACGGCAAACCACGATTGGATGATTTGCTGCTGGAACTGAACAAAGTCAAAGGTATCGACTGGATTCGTGTGCTGTATGTCTACCCTATGTACCTGACGGATTCATTGCTGAAGGTTCTTGGCTCAGCGAAGAAGATTGTACCTTACATCGATATGCCTTTGCAGCACATCAACGATACGATGCTGAAGCGCATGAGCCGCAAGGTCAATCGCAAGCAGACAGTTGATCTGGTGCAGAAGTTGCGGGAACACATACCCAACCTGGTATTACGAACCACGTTTATCGTTGGCTTTCCAGGAGAGACGGAAGAGCAATTCCAGGAGTTGTGTGCTTTCGCGACTGAGATGCACTTTGAACGTGCGGGTGTCTTTACCTATTCATTTGAACCCGGAACTCCGGCAACGAAACTGCCGGATCATCTGCCTGAAGAAGTCAAGAATGAGCGTCGTGATCGATTGATGAAGACACAACAAAAGGTGGCATTTGCCTGGAGCCAGGCACAGGTGGGACAAACTCTGGATGTCTTGATTGATGGCCCAGATCCCGAAACGCCAGGCTGGTGGCTGGGCCGATCTTATGCCGATGCTCCAGATATTGATCCGATAGTCAAAGTGAAAAGCAAAAAGATTGGACCTGGTGATTTGGTACCGGTGAAGATTACTGCAGCAGAGGGGTATGATTTGCTGGGGAAAGCGTAA
- a CDS encoding efflux RND transporter periplasmic adaptor subunit has product MNETVAANPTNASLKERVQSLRLGQEVRVPPRRSSKLFWLIILGVLVGGGSWLWLKYGASLRQALSTSTAPQSTVTATAPAPEKEKLASNIALEAGGYIVPFQKVQVSPKVGGQVKKLYIEEGQYVKKGEVLAELETEEYDFEYNRALAISQLAKAKLDEAEKGSRVEEILQAEAAEKEATESLKQSKDELAKLKASGSAITRDELDKAQSRVLIAEQKLEQQRALNSMMKKGVRDERKAAAKAEYDQACAEMAKAKWRLDNCKVIAPIAGKILEKKTELGNTVRPEAFSNGLSANLCDMADLKNLEVEVDISERDIRQIAKGQKCTITTEAFKDKKYTGKVARIMPVASRSKASVTVRVKIDVPDDEMDLRPEMRARVQFLKDGIPAAPTQTAVTSTEPKPAVKN; this is encoded by the coding sequence ATGAATGAAACAGTCGCAGCCAACCCTACCAACGCGTCCTTGAAGGAACGGGTTCAATCTCTTCGACTAGGGCAGGAAGTCCGCGTGCCACCACGTCGAAGCAGCAAGTTATTTTGGCTGATCATCCTCGGCGTTTTGGTAGGTGGTGGTTCATGGTTATGGCTGAAGTATGGCGCTTCACTCAGGCAGGCCCTAAGTACCTCCACAGCACCACAATCCACTGTAACGGCTACCGCACCGGCACCTGAAAAGGAAAAACTGGCTAGTAACATCGCACTCGAAGCTGGAGGCTACATTGTTCCTTTTCAGAAGGTACAGGTTAGTCCCAAGGTAGGTGGGCAGGTTAAGAAACTTTACATCGAGGAAGGGCAATACGTCAAGAAAGGTGAAGTTCTGGCTGAGTTGGAAACTGAAGAATACGACTTTGAATACAATCGTGCCCTGGCTATCTCACAGTTAGCTAAGGCCAAGTTGGATGAAGCCGAGAAAGGCAGCCGGGTTGAAGAGATACTTCAAGCCGAAGCTGCTGAGAAAGAAGCAACAGAATCACTGAAGCAATCCAAAGATGAACTCGCCAAGCTGAAGGCCTCTGGCAGTGCGATCACCCGAGATGAACTTGACAAGGCACAGAGCAGGGTACTGATCGCTGAACAGAAACTGGAGCAACAGCGAGCCTTGAACTCGATGATGAAGAAAGGCGTTCGTGATGAACGCAAGGCAGCAGCCAAGGCCGAATACGATCAAGCTTGTGCTGAAATGGCCAAGGCTAAATGGCGGCTCGATAACTGTAAAGTCATTGCACCCATAGCCGGCAAGATTCTCGAAAAGAAAACCGAATTGGGGAATACAGTAAGGCCTGAAGCCTTTTCCAACGGTCTTTCAGCGAATCTCTGCGATATGGCTGATTTGAAAAACCTCGAAGTCGAAGTAGACATCAGTGAACGTGACATCCGTCAAATCGCCAAAGGTCAGAAATGTACCATCACAACAGAAGCGTTCAAAGACAAGAAATATACCGGCAAAGTAGCACGCATCATGCCTGTTGCCAGCCGCAGCAAAGCCAGTGTAACTGTACGGGTAAAAATTGATGTTCCCGATGATGAAATGGATCTGCGACCCGAAATGCGTGCTCGTGTACAGTTTTTGAAGGATGGCATCCCTGCGGCTCCGACACAGACTGCTGTAACATCGACAGAACCCAAACCAGCTGTGAAAAATTAA
- a CDS encoding ABC transporter ATP-binding protein, whose translation MSSAIVRCQDVVKYFQRGGERIDVLHHLNLEVQEGEFVALMGPSGSGKTTLLNMIAGLDTPSEGNIWVGDDLVSDMNEEELSRWRTRSIGFVFQFYHLLPVLTAYENVEMPLLLLPLSASERKRQIYTAMELVGLTDRMWHRPGQLSGGQQQRVGIARALVTDPTLIVADEPTGDLDSKSADEILTLMQELPRSLGKTIIMVTHDPHAAERAQRLVRLEKGKLVEDAYVTTKTGAVVSIS comes from the coding sequence ATGAGCAGTGCTATTGTTCGCTGTCAGGATGTCGTCAAATATTTTCAGCGAGGCGGCGAACGCATTGACGTATTACATCACCTGAACCTCGAAGTACAGGAAGGTGAATTTGTTGCACTCATGGGCCCGTCTGGCTCTGGTAAAACGACGCTGCTCAACATGATTGCAGGGCTGGATACACCCAGCGAAGGAAACATCTGGGTGGGAGATGACCTCGTCTCAGATATGAACGAAGAAGAACTGTCCCGCTGGCGGACCCGCAGCATTGGCTTTGTGTTCCAGTTCTATCATCTGCTGCCGGTGCTGACGGCATACGAAAATGTGGAGATGCCTTTGCTGCTTCTGCCGCTTTCGGCATCAGAGCGGAAACGGCAGATTTATACAGCCATGGAACTGGTCGGCCTGACCGATCGCATGTGGCATCGTCCCGGACAACTCTCCGGCGGGCAACAGCAACGTGTTGGCATTGCACGGGCTTTGGTCACCGATCCTACCTTAATTGTCGCAGATGAACCAACCGGTGATCTCGACTCCAAAAGTGCTGATGAAATCCTGACTCTCATGCAGGAACTGCCTCGGTCGTTGGGAAAGACTATCATTATGGTGACGCACGATCCGCATGCTGCCGAGCGTGCCCAGCGACTTGTTCGTCTTGAGAAGGGCAAACTGGTTGAGGATGCCTACGTCACCACGAAAACGGGTGCAGTTGTTTCCATCAGTTGA
- a CDS encoding ABC transporter permease: MKLLKLIVKNLMRNKVRSILTLLAIFFLVAIFTLIATVIRFLDDQMTEQSKDVLAVITERHRIPSRFDRKYMDDISSTGSILNSNLSNIEGFRSDKTNIWHFVIFTLDPAMKDPDKIFFSIACIPEKIGTMTDGLKGFDPEGKICQMMKNPPVSNVDNIGIVMGPERMKKLGKQIGDVFKAQTILHRGSDGKPIEFEVEIVGELPGGNRWAQAAFMDYEYLSRTLKAVGSELDGKVNLGWIMTDNQQSAIQTGGTIETYLPDVKCETLSAAIGRFLEPFKDILWGVKWLLVPAIFAVMTVIVANAISITVRERRMEIAVLKVLGFSPNQIMFLILGEGVLLGALAGGISAASVVYISRNVSILAGFNVPDAAISWGFLAGAGTAFIGSLFPAISARTVKVVDVFSRVA, encoded by the coding sequence ATGAAACTGCTGAAGCTGATTGTCAAAAACCTGATGAGAAACAAAGTCAGAAGCATCCTGACCCTGCTGGCTATTTTCTTCCTGGTTGCCATCTTCACACTGATTGCCACCGTCATCCGATTTCTTGATGATCAGATGACTGAGCAATCCAAAGACGTGCTGGCGGTCATTACCGAACGCCATCGTATTCCCAGCCGGTTTGATCGTAAGTACATGGACGATATCAGCAGCACTGGCAGTATCCTGAATTCCAATCTTTCCAACATCGAAGGATTTCGCAGTGACAAAACTAACATCTGGCATTTTGTCATTTTCACGCTCGATCCTGCGATGAAGGATCCTGACAAGATATTCTTTTCCATCGCTTGCATTCCGGAAAAGATAGGGACAATGACTGATGGCTTGAAAGGTTTCGATCCCGAAGGCAAAATCTGTCAGATGATGAAGAATCCACCTGTTTCAAATGTGGACAATATCGGCATTGTTATGGGTCCGGAACGTATGAAAAAACTGGGCAAACAGATTGGCGATGTTTTTAAAGCCCAGACTATTCTCCATCGAGGGTCGGATGGAAAGCCCATTGAATTTGAAGTGGAGATTGTCGGCGAGTTGCCGGGCGGTAATCGATGGGCACAGGCTGCATTTATGGATTACGAGTATCTCAGTCGAACGCTTAAGGCGGTTGGCTCCGAACTTGATGGCAAAGTCAATCTCGGTTGGATCATGACGGACAATCAGCAGTCGGCGATTCAAACCGGGGGAACCATCGAAACCTATCTGCCTGACGTGAAGTGCGAAACCCTCTCAGCAGCTATCGGTCGGTTTCTGGAACCGTTCAAGGACATTCTCTGGGGTGTAAAATGGCTGCTGGTACCTGCTATCTTCGCAGTGATGACCGTTATCGTAGCTAATGCGATCAGTATTACGGTACGTGAACGACGCATGGAGATTGCAGTGCTGAAAGTGCTCGGCTTCAGTCCCAACCAGATCATGTTTCTGATTCTGGGTGAAGGTGTACTTCTAGGCGCCTTGGCTGGAGGCATCAGTGCTGCCAGTGTGGTTTACATCTCACGGAATGTTTCTATCCTGGCAGGTTTCAACGTTCCCGATGCTGCTATCAGTTGGGGTTTTCTGGCTGGTGCCGGCACAGCATTCATAGGCAGCCTGTTTCCTGCTATTTCCGCCAGAACAGTCAAAGTAGTTGATGTCTTTTCGCGAGTGGCCTGA
- a CDS encoding ABC transporter permease has translation MIPVSYNYRNLMVRWRTTMLTAIGFTLVVSLLVVMLAFVRGLAALAENSGHPGNVIILKDGTNDELFSEINIDDVHKTLFSLWSGDSLVQRDPDGTVWVSKEVYGIATQEIPSPTPGGRPSYRFIQIRGMEDPDMAGKVHSLNLQPGGEWFNRSGTQCVLGDGIARMLGLKVGDTFRPRPGLPPLWQVMGILDSAGSPFDSEIWAKREDVGKYFGKDNEETKQSLYTTIVLRLPSYEIASKACEYYRGLPDIKVNAMPEKDYYQKLTENTKTFQVSAIVIAIIMAIGGCFGLMNTMFAAVAQRIKDIGVLRIIGYSKLQILLSFLLESILIAFLGGILGVLIGLGVNGIEQKGQLSSGQGSGKTVVFKMVVDEEVIKVAAIFTIFMGLIGGIIPAVSAMRIKPLDAVR, from the coding sequence ATGATACCAGTAAGTTACAACTACCGAAATCTGATGGTGCGCTGGCGAACCACCATGCTGACTGCCATTGGTTTCACCCTCGTCGTCTCGCTGCTCGTAGTCATGCTTGCCTTTGTGCGTGGCCTGGCTGCATTGGCAGAAAACTCCGGCCACCCAGGCAATGTTATCATCTTGAAGGATGGCACTAACGATGAACTGTTCAGTGAAATCAACATCGACGATGTTCACAAAACCCTTTTCTCGCTCTGGAGCGGTGATTCACTCGTGCAGCGAGATCCAGATGGCACCGTATGGGTGAGCAAGGAAGTCTATGGCATTGCCACGCAGGAAATTCCCAGCCCCACTCCTGGCGGGCGGCCGAGCTATCGTTTCATTCAGATTCGTGGCATGGAAGATCCCGATATGGCAGGCAAAGTACACAGCCTGAATCTCCAACCGGGTGGTGAGTGGTTTAACCGCAGCGGCACCCAGTGTGTTCTGGGTGATGGGATCGCCCGCATGCTGGGATTGAAAGTGGGTGATACCTTCAGGCCTCGCCCCGGCTTGCCACCTTTATGGCAAGTGATGGGGATACTCGATTCAGCTGGTTCACCTTTTGATTCGGAAATCTGGGCCAAGCGAGAAGATGTTGGTAAGTACTTTGGTAAAGATAACGAAGAAACAAAACAGAGTCTTTACACGACCATTGTGCTGCGGCTTCCCAGCTATGAGATTGCATCGAAAGCCTGTGAGTACTACCGAGGCTTGCCTGACATCAAAGTCAATGCCATGCCAGAGAAAGACTATTACCAGAAGCTGACGGAAAACACGAAAACCTTTCAGGTATCAGCCATCGTCATTGCCATCATTATGGCCATCGGTGGGTGTTTTGGTTTGATGAACACCATGTTTGCAGCGGTGGCTCAGCGAATCAAAGATATCGGCGTCCTGAGAATCATTGGCTATTCGAAACTGCAGATTCTCCTGTCGTTTCTGCTGGAATCCATCTTAATCGCTTTTCTGGGGGGAATACTGGGTGTTCTGATTGGATTGGGAGTAAACGGTATTGAACAGAAAGGGCAACTAAGCTCAGGGCAGGGTAGTGGAAAAACAGTTGTGTTCAAAATGGTGGTGGACGAAGAAGTTATCAAGGTAGCAGCCATCTTCACCATTTTCATGGGGCTGATTGGCGGTATCATACCTGCAGTATCGGCCATGCGCATCAAGCCTCTCGATGCGGTGCGATAA
- a CDS encoding homoserine dehydrogenase, protein MKPLGVALLGCGVVGSGVVRLLIEQATRLAQRAGRPLQLRHVVVRDAEKERLFAVPPQLVSTRDEVVYQDPDVEVVVELMGGLEPARTRILNCFKHRKHVITANKAVLATHGDELFRAAHDAGCTLGFEASVGGGIPIVHALSQGLAANDIIAIKAILNGTTNFILTSMSEKNISYSDALLEAQRLGYAEADPTLDVSGMDSAQKLAVLSRICFGVSIQGDAIERRGIQGIELVDIQYARIMGYAIKLVAEAWMSEHRVALHVEPTLVHRFDPLAQMPGPYNAIEVVGDVVKDTLLCGPGAGQMPTASAVVSDLIDLALGHAAINFNSMRLWSPDKGIGLRSPSEIESRFYLRVNAEERPGSLAQVAGILGKEKISVASIVQHEQLETQRGLAVPIVISTHATNLGAIRRAVFAIDELTSCLTPSIYMPIAE, encoded by the coding sequence ATGAAGCCTTTAGGCGTTGCCCTGTTAGGGTGTGGTGTCGTTGGCAGCGGCGTTGTCAGACTGCTGATCGAACAGGCAACGAGACTTGCCCAGCGTGCCGGCAGACCACTGCAACTTCGCCACGTTGTTGTCCGTGATGCTGAAAAAGAACGATTATTCGCAGTTCCTCCACAGTTGGTTTCCACTCGGGACGAAGTGGTTTATCAGGACCCTGATGTGGAAGTGGTCGTTGAACTGATGGGAGGTCTCGAACCGGCACGAACACGCATCCTCAATTGTTTCAAACACCGCAAGCATGTGATTACCGCAAACAAAGCCGTTCTGGCAACGCATGGCGATGAACTCTTTCGGGCAGCACATGATGCAGGCTGCACTCTCGGCTTTGAAGCAAGCGTCGGTGGCGGTATTCCCATTGTTCATGCATTGTCGCAGGGGCTAGCTGCCAACGACATAATTGCAATTAAAGCCATTCTCAACGGCACCACCAATTTCATTCTGACATCCATGTCGGAGAAGAACATTTCCTATTCCGATGCACTACTCGAAGCACAACGGCTTGGCTATGCCGAAGCTGATCCGACACTCGATGTCAGCGGGATGGATTCAGCACAGAAACTAGCTGTGCTTTCCCGTATTTGTTTCGGTGTCAGCATTCAGGGAGATGCCATCGAGCGACGAGGCATACAAGGCATAGAACTGGTCGATATCCAATACGCCCGCATCATGGGATATGCCATCAAACTGGTGGCGGAAGCCTGGATGAGCGAGCATCGCGTGGCATTGCACGTTGAGCCGACTCTCGTACATCGGTTTGATCCGCTGGCCCAGATGCCTGGTCCTTACAATGCCATTGAAGTAGTGGGCGATGTGGTGAAGGACACTTTGCTCTGTGGTCCGGGTGCGGGGCAAATGCCAACCGCCAGCGCCGTGGTTTCTGATTTGATTGACCTGGCTTTGGGACATGCTGCCATCAATTTCAATAGCATGCGATTGTGGTCGCCTGATAAGGGCATTGGATTACGTTCGCCTTCCGAAATTGAAAGCCGATTTTATTTGAGAGTGAATGCTGAAGAACGGCCTGGCAGTCTGGCTCAGGTGGCTGGTATTCTTGGCAAAGAGAAAATCAGTGTTGCTTCCATTGTCCAGCACGAGCAGCTTGAAACCCAGCGAGGCTTGGCTGTTCCCATTGTAATCAGCACGCACGCAACTAATCTGGGAGCTATTAGAAGGGCTGTATTTGCCATTGATGAGCTTACCAGTTGCTTGACCCCAAGTATTTATATGCCCATAGCTGAATAA
- a CDS encoding protein kinase yields MSQSEHVLDPHFVSKDEESQPTETGLQYLSRLSFSPLMEIWKARSADGQLRQVKILKGLSRKRTLTDKELEKIAYLKYLKHPRLAPIDDIHFDAGRVQLVGPLPELTLFDRWKQLRAQGKQGIERKELLQYLAIVTEALDFLSRHANLLHLCLSPHCLYYFSGRLRVADYCLAQLAWIPAGQQLDQVTLKYAAPELSEGLYHDHSDQYSLALIYIEMLTGQLPFHGNTLHQWREQRRAMQFDFKLLPGHEHEVLYRAMEFEPGKRFANATSFLENLIQSQASASGFRSKLLDPSVAESSLLLTGETVPVIPREEVEAILRRLIQVVSMKTVSNQDQGIRFMISDEGEVIHRCAAWLPGGLAIDKLKGFAHEWDAKLVQVDKVTSEYTFQIQMQQNLWQKLLGRKAEFIEIRIKLTPPTEVNVKQTEVDIRIRYTDSKPENERDRLEIIVPALLCSLRTYLLAKNETRTAERFRYESKVYLYPIYVNCVGEPLVCQSRDISSTGLRVVGPAEFTSSDCIVQLHTQEFGSVILPARVQRCEPLSTGMYDIGLKI; encoded by the coding sequence GTGTCGCAAAGCGAGCATGTGCTTGATCCACATTTTGTTTCCAAGGATGAAGAATCCCAGCCAACAGAGACTGGGTTGCAATACCTTTCCAGGCTCAGCTTCTCTCCATTGATGGAAATCTGGAAGGCAAGGTCTGCTGATGGTCAGTTAAGGCAGGTTAAAATTCTCAAGGGACTTTCCAGAAAACGAACCTTAACCGACAAGGAACTGGAAAAGATTGCCTATTTGAAATATCTGAAACATCCCCGGCTGGCACCTATCGACGACATTCATTTTGATGCAGGCCGGGTACAACTGGTTGGACCTTTGCCTGAATTAACCCTTTTTGATCGATGGAAACAATTACGAGCCCAGGGCAAGCAGGGCATTGAACGCAAGGAACTGTTGCAGTACCTGGCAATTGTTACTGAAGCTCTCGATTTCCTAAGTCGGCATGCCAATCTGCTGCACCTGTGCCTCAGCCCGCATTGCCTTTATTACTTCAGTGGTCGACTGCGTGTGGCTGACTACTGTCTGGCTCAACTCGCCTGGATTCCCGCAGGCCAGCAACTCGATCAGGTCACTTTGAAATACGCGGCACCTGAATTGTCTGAGGGTTTGTATCACGACCATTCCGATCAATACAGTCTGGCGCTGATCTACATTGAAATGCTGACAGGCCAGTTGCCGTTCCACGGCAATACGTTGCATCAGTGGCGTGAACAGCGTCGGGCCATGCAATTTGATTTCAAACTGCTGCCGGGCCATGAGCATGAAGTGCTGTATCGCGCGATGGAGTTTGAACCAGGCAAGCGGTTTGCCAATGCCACCAGCTTTCTGGAAAACCTGATCCAGTCGCAGGCATCAGCCAGTGGCTTCAGAAGTAAATTGCTCGATCCCTCCGTCGCAGAGTCATCACTTCTGTTGACAGGTGAAACCGTACCGGTGATTCCTCGTGAGGAAGTGGAAGCCATTCTCCGCCGACTGATTCAAGTCGTTTCCATGAAGACGGTCTCCAATCAGGACCAGGGCATTCGCTTCATGATCAGTGATGAAGGCGAAGTCATTCATCGTTGTGCAGCGTGGCTGCCGGGGGGCCTGGCGATTGATAAACTTAAAGGCTTTGCTCACGAGTGGGATGCGAAACTCGTGCAGGTTGACAAGGTCACTTCTGAATACACTTTCCAGATTCAGATGCAGCAGAATCTCTGGCAGAAGTTGCTGGGCCGCAAAGCTGAATTCATCGAAATACGAATCAAGCTAACCCCTCCTACGGAAGTTAACGTCAAGCAAACCGAAGTTGATATCCGTATTCGCTACACGGATTCCAAACCCGAAAACGAGCGTGACCGACTCGAAATTATTGTTCCTGCCTTGCTGTGCAGTTTGCGTACCTATCTGCTGGCGAAAAATGAAACCAGAACTGCTGAACGATTTCGTTATGAATCCAAAGTTTATCTTTACCCCATCTACGTGAACTGTGTTGGAGAGCCTCTGGTCTGCCAGTCACGTGATATCAGCAGCACCGGTCTGCGAGTGGTTGGCCCTGCGGAATTCACATCCAGCGATTGCATTGTACAATTGCATACGCAGGAATTTGGTTCGGTGATTCTGCCAGCCCGCGTGCAACGTTGTGAGCCACTTTCCACAGGCATGTATGATATCGGTCTGAAAATATAA